GAAACAGGTTCCGTTGCTTTGGAGGAACTCATCCAAAAATACGAGGAAGGAATGCGGCTTCTCAAATTTTGCCGTGACAAGCTCGCTCAAGCGGAACAAAAAATTGAGATCTTAACCCGTTCCGTCGAGGAAGGAGGACGGGGAGCGGGATCGCCGGAAGGGTAAGAGAATAAGACAAAGGCCTGGACCAGGGTGTTGGGGTGACGTTGGGCTCGTGGAAGCGAAAACGAAGAGCGAGGGAGAACCATGGGGAGGATTTTGGATACGATTAACGGGCCTTCCGATGTCAAAAAGCTAAGCTTGGAAGAGCTTAAGATCCTTGCAGAAGAGATCCGGCAGGAGCTCATCACCGTACTTTCAAAAAATGGGGGTCATCTTGGGCCCAATTTGGGTGTCGTAGAGCTAACCCTGGCGTTGCATTACGTCTTTGAGACCCCGAGAGACAAATTTGTCTTCGATGTCAGTCACCAGGCCTATGTCCACAAGCTCTTGACAGGTCGGCGTGAGCGATTTTCGACGATCCGTCAACCCGGAGGGCTCAGCGGGTTTATGTGCCGGGCGGAAAGCCCGCACGATTGCTACGGAGCAGGACACGCTGGGACGGCGCTTTCAGCGGCTTTGGGAATGGCGGTGGGCAGGGATCGGCTGGGGGAGCCTGAGCATGTGGTTGCCCTTTGCGGGGATGCGGCCTTCACGTGTGGGATTACCTATGAGGCACTCAATAATGTTGCAGGGCAAGTCCGGCGCTTGATCGTCATTTTAAACGACAATGAATGGTCGATTGATCGCAATGTGGGAGCGATTGCGGCCTATTTTAACCGGATTGCGACCAACGAGAAGTACGCTGCGCTCCGGGAGCAGGCTCAGCGATTCCTCGAAAAACTTGCGGGCAAAGGAGCCGTCCGGGTGGCGCGAAAGGCCGAGGAAGCGGTCAAGGGAATGCTTTGGCCCAGTGTCCTTTTTGAAGAGTTTGGCTTCACGTACTATGGCCCCCTGGATGGCCACAACATTGCTGCCCTTGTTTCGACGCTAGAATTTCTCAAAAAGCAGGAGACGCCCGTACTGCTGCATGTCCTTACTCAAAAAGGAAGAGGTTTTCCACCGGCACTGGAAAAGCAAAAGAAATTTCATGGCTTGGGTCCTTATGATCCGGTGACCGGTGCCACGCCGGCTTCTTCCAAGCCAACTTTTTCGGAAGTCTTTGCCGACACCCTGATCAAGCTTGCGGAAAAGGACCGTCGCGTGATCGCCATTACGGCTGCCATGCCCAACGGGACCTGTCTGGACCGGTTTCAGCCCCGCTTTCCGGATCGTTACTTCGACGTGGGTATAGCCGAGGAACATGCGGTCATTTTCGCGGCTGGTTTGGCGACCAAGGGGTTCAAACCGTTTTGCGCGATCTATTCAACCTTTCTGCAGCGCGCGTTTGATCCCGTCATCCACGATGTGTGCCTTCAAAATCTTCCCGTGGTTTTCTGTTTGGATCGGGGAGGTCTTTCCGGCGACGATGGTCCTACCCACCACGGTCTTTTTGATGTGGCCTATCTGCGGGGCATCCCCAATATGGTGCTATTGCACCCGAAAGACGAAGATGAGCTAGCGGACATGCTTTGCACGGCTCTTCATCATCCGGGTCCCATTGCGATTCGCTATCCGCGAGGTACAGGTCCAGGGGTTCCTGTCAAGGACGTTCCGGAGCCGATCCCGATCGGCAAGGCCCAGGTACTGCGTGAAGGCACCACGGTGGCCATTTTTACCCTGGGAATCATGGCGACGCTCGGAGAATCATTGGCGGATGCTTTAGAGTCTTTGGGCATTTCGACGGCGTTGATCAACGCTCGATCGGCTAAGCCTTTGGACCAAAACACCTTGGAATCGTTTGCGCAAGTGTGTGACGTACTGGTAACGATCGAGGATCATGTGTTGGCGGGAGGTTTTGGGAGTGCCGTCCTCGAGGCATTGAATGACCGTGGTCTTCGTGTACCTGTGGTTCGGGTGGGTTGGCCTGATTGCTTTATTGAACATGGTAAGGTGGATGGCCTGCGGGCAAAATATGGTCTTACCCGGGATCAGGTGCTCCAACGCGTGCTGGCGGCGCTGAGACGTCCTTGCGCCCTTGTCTCTGCTTGACACAGTGATGGGATCCCAAACGCGCTCCCGTGGGCCTGTCGCTATGGTGAAAGTAGTTCTTGCTTACTCCGGCGGTTTGGACACTTCGGTCATCCTCCAGTGGATCCGGGAAACCTACCGTGCCGAGGTAATCGCTTTCTATGCGGACATAGGACAGGGAGAAGACGTGGCGCAGATCCAAAAGAAGGCTCGCGCAACGGGAGCGTCCAAGGTGTATGTCGAGGATCTTCAGGAAGAGTTTGTGCGTGACTTCGTGTACCCGATGTTTCGCGCAAGCAGCGTGTATGAGGGGCAGTACCTTCTGGGAACCAGCATCGCGCGACCGTTGATTGCCAAACGGCAGGTCGAAATTGCGCGTGTCGAAGGAGCCCACGCGCTAGCCCATGGGGCGACGGGCAAGGGAAATGACCAGGTCAGGTTTGAGCTGGCTTACGCAGCTTTGGCTCCGGAGTTGGCCGTGATCGCTCCGTGGAGGGAGTGGCATTTTAAGGGACGGCGGGATCTTTTGGCTTATGCCGAGGCCCATGGGATTCCAGTCGAGGCAAGTCCACAAAGACCCTATTCGGTCGATCGGAATCTCCTGCATATTAGCTACGAAAGTGGGGTGTTGGAGGACCCTTGGAGGGAGCCGCCGAAAGATCTTTTCCAATGGACGACCGATCCAGAGAACGCACCCAACGAGCCGGACGTGGTGGAACTGGAGTTCGAACGGGGAGATTGTGTCGGTATTAACGGGGAGAGATTCTCACCGTGCGAGGTGCTGCGAAGATTAAACCAGCTAGGAGCCAAACACGGCATTGGCCGCGTGGACATGGTAGAAAACCGCTTCGTTGGGATGAAGTCTCGTGGGGTGTATGAAACTCCTGGGGGAACTATCCTTTACGTGGCGCATCGGCAGATCGAAAGTTTGACCCTCGATCGAGAGGTAATGCATTTGCGTGATCAACTGGCTCCCAAGTATGCGGAGCTTGTCTACTATGGGTTCTGGTTTTCGCCTGAACGCGAATTCCTTCAGTCTGCCATCGACGAGAGCCAGCAGAGGGTCACAGGAACGGTGCGTCTCAAACTCTACAAGGGGAACGTTACCGTTTTGGGCCGCAAAAGCCCTTACTCTCTCTATGATGCTTCCCTGGCCACCATGGAGGAGGATGATGGGTCCTATCAGCAGAGGGATGCAGCCGGTTTTATTCGAATCCAAGCCTTGCGATTACGTACCGAAGCTCGAATGCGCGAGCGCAAAAGCGGGTCCCAAAAAGAAGCTCGGGAGGATTAGTTGAGAGCGAATGTCCTTTTCACGTTTCGGGCGAAAAGATTTGGGTGCTTTTGCCTATGTGACCGCCATTTTTCACCAGTATGAGCTCTCCGATACAAGAGAGGCTGGTTGGCTCGCTTACGAGGAGTTTTGGTCGCCAAAAGCTTCTGCTAAGGTAAGAGCGTGTAAGGCTTTCGTTCGTTTTTTCCTTAACACAAGCCCTGCAAAGTCTTCCACATTTCGTCCTGGAGAGTTTCGGCATGGGGTTTTGTTTTAAGACGAGCCCTGCAAAGGGCAAAAAGCCGGTTTTTGAGCAAAGCTCTTCCCGAGGGTAGGCTTTGCTCAACGAATAGACCTTGCCGTCTTGAGAGAGGCTTTAGCTACGGAGCGCTTGGCAGGCGTTGAGAAAAGAGGCTTTTCCAAGGCTAGGCACTGCTCATCGAGAGGAGAACGCGGTCGACGCTGACAGGTACCAGGGTGCCGATCGTAAAGAGATGGACCCGGAGGGCGTCGACCTTAAGCTTCGGCCCACTCCATTCCTCGCAGGGCCAGGCGTCGCAGCGCTTCGACTAGGATGTACGTCAGAGCCGATAAGCACAGGCGAAGCTGGTTGCTGGCCATTTGCGTAGTGGAGAGCCCCGGTCGGCTAAACGGTAAAGTTGTTCTTCGATCCGATTTTCCCTGTCTCCACGAGCACAAGGGAGCTCTTCATAAGGGTCCTGGGCGGGGAACCGGCCGGGGGTTCGGCGTAGCCCCCAACCGAGCCTAAGCGCTGCCCTGCCACCGGGCGGCAGCGGGTCCGGGTGCAGGTCCGAAGAGGTCCATAGTCGCTAAACAGCTGGAAAACAAAGGACCCAGAAGGGTGTGGGCGTTCATGCAGAAGCATCCTCGGAAGGGACAAAGACAGGGGCGGGGTGAAGAAGAGTCTAGAACCTCCCTGACGTGCTTGGCGGCTCCGGAAGACGTTGCTGAGGCAAGGGAAGGCGGGCTGGAAAATCTCCTATGGGCATCATCATAGGTCAAGGTGGGCTCAAAGGCGAATGCGGGAAATCCACTTGCTCCATTGGACCGAGCACGGAGTGAAAACGGCCGGCAGGGAGAAAACCGAGTCACTGCCACACCGAGGCGAGCGGCCTCCGATATGGAGGTCCCACCTCGCACACCGCCACCGCTGGATTCTACAAGTCCATTTCTTCCGCCCGGATCAGGGAATCCACCAAATCCTGCTGTGCTGCCCATTGAAGCAAATCCATTGGCAAAAAGCATCGGTGTCGCCCGGTGAGCCATCACAGATGGGTCTACGAGACCTGCTTCGACCAGTTTGAACCAGAAAAGAAAAGTGCGGCGAGCTCCCAACTCCTCTTCGTCAGATCGATCGTTTTCGGTATCATTTTTGGTTCATGAGTCAACGAACCGCTTTTGGCCAGCCCGTCCAGGTCGGCTTCGGGATCAATGTTTGAGTCGGGTCGCTCGATCCTAGAAACTTAGCAAACTTGCTTTCCAAAAGCATGGGCTTTCTAGCGAACGTTGGATCATTGGATTTGTGGGAGTATCTGCGCTGCCTTACAAAACGATGAGCTTTTTGTTGAAAGTGTCTCCTGGTCTCTCTCTGTTGTGTGCGTGTCTCTCTCTGTGTGTGAGCGCGCGCTGCTCACATTCTCTCCTCTTGGGTCGGGTTGAGACTGTGAGAGGGACATGCCGGTCGATGTCTTTGGATACCGTCACTTCCTTATTGAGGCAGATGATATTCAAAGAGCCGTCACGTTTTACCAGGACGTTTTTGGTTTACATCTTTTACTGGCACTTGAGCGGAGAGCGTTCTTTTGGTTGGAGAAAGACAAACTGATAGAGTTTTGTTCCATAGTTCCCGAGAAATACGGCTTAGCTCGGGGAGCTGGATTCCCTTGTCTTTCTTTTGACCCCTTCGGAAACCGGATCCAGGTGGTTACAGTAGAGGAAGCGCGACTTGCTCTTTGGATTGTGCCCTAGCTACTTTCGGGCTATCGAGACGGCGCGATCTCAGAAGAGTAAATGGGTTATTCTTTCCTTTCAGATTCGAAAATCTCACAAATTTCCGTACAAGTTTCGCCAGGATAAGTTCGCTCTTATTTCCCTTGGCAGCTAAGCGGACTCTGCCGTGTCCATCATCCTGCTCGAAGGTTGTCCGGGAGCCGAACGCAGGAACGCTTGCGCAATCGGTTGCATAGAGCGGGCAGGGGAAACGGGCGATACGGAGAGATCTCGGACGGGCTGCCATACAAAAGGGCAGCTATGACTCTTTTAGCTCGGTTGGTGCAACTCTTGGACTCTGGGCCAGCTGTGAGAACGCGCCGGCCAAGCATGGATTACGACAGGGTAACCTAGTTCTAACGGAAGCTCTGGAAAACTTCTTGTAGGTAGGATTCTATGCCTGTTGGCCAAGGTTTCGTTCCAGGAGGATCGCTTCCAGGAATGTCTTTTGATGCCACAACTTCAGGTGTGCCCGGATGGTACGCTCCCGAGGGTGGCGGCTCTTTTTCTCTAGAAAAATCCCAAGGATCATCCTCCCACAAGGCGATTTGCCGAGGAGCCCATGGCCCGTACAAGGTGCTTAAAGGCTTCTCCTCGCTCTTCAAAATTGCGAAATGGTGGGGCGCTCGGCGCGGCGGGAGAAAACAGGCAACTTTTTCCCTTGGGCGTGTGCCGGAAGGCCTCTTCCACTGCTTCTTCCAGAGTCTGGACTACGAGAATGTTTCCTGGGAAGGGTGGATCGATCAAAGAAAGAACCTTAGCCAGGCGTAGTCCGCTGGGAGGAAGAAGGAGGAGTGTTGAAACGGAAGAACGGGCAAGCTTTCTCGCGAAATCCTCATAAGGGATTCCCCGATCCTGGCCGCCGAGGATGAGAGTGGCAGTGTCTCTGATAGCTTCTAGCGCAGCCAAGGTTGCCTGGGGGACCGTGGAAATAGCGTCATCGTAGTAGGTAATCCCATCAAAAACCCCGACCCGTTCCAAACGGTGAGGAAGACCTTGAAAGTCCTGGATCGTTGCAAAAATGGCGGAAGTTTCAATTCCGAGTAGCTGGGCCGCTCTTGCGGCAGCGATGATGTTAAGGCGATTGTGGCGGCCTTGGAGGAAGGGGCTTTCGGGAAGGCTCCTTCCGTCCGGTAGATCAAAAGGAATGGGTTGAGAGGAAAGGGGGAAACGTGTCAGGGCTTCTTGGATACCCGCGTCGCTACCGTGATAAATGAGGTAGTCACCGGGCTTTTGAAAAAGCGCGATCCGGGCCTTGGCTTTCTGGTATTCTTGGAAGCCCCCGTGGTAATCGAGGTGTTCCGGAAACAGGTTAAGCCAGACAGCAACATGGGGTGAGGCTCGCATGAACTCCAGCTGGTAGGAGGATAATTCGCAAACGACAAAGGTTTCAATAGATAGAGTCTCGAATCCTTCCAAGGGTGGGGTGCCAAAGTTTCCCACGACTCGGGCCGATCGACCCGACCGGAGAATCATCTGATATAAAAGGGCGGCTGTTGTGCTTTTTCCCTTAGTTCCGGTAACACCAACGACAGGTCCCGGGGAGAACCGAAGAAGGAGTTCACATTGGGAGAGAATCTTCCCGCAAGCCTCATGGGAAAGTCCAAACTTTCGGACGCAAACACCTGGGCTTTTCACTACCCAGTCAAAACGATCCAGTTGTTCTACGGCTTCTGGTTCGGGAAGCCACTGGGCTCGAGAAAAAAGGGTCCGTCTGGCATCGTCTGGTTCGACCCGGTCGGTAACGACAAGCGAGACGTCCTTCCAGCCGGAGGCAAGTTGCAAAAAGCTGGTTCCTTCCCGCCCAAGCCCCCAAACCAAAATGGTTGTGCCGCAAAAAAACTCCTCCAATGCCTCTTTGCCCGCCGAGGATGACTGCATGATTCCCTTTTGGCGAAGTTTGAGGGTGGATAGCAAACCAATCTTTTCCCTTACTTTTTATGGAAGCCCAAAAAGTAGTGCCAGGCCCGTTTGCAAACCCCTTTTCCTAAAAAAGCCGTTGTCATTCACGATAGGACGGAAAACTAAGAGCCAGGACGCCGACCCTGGCCCAATCTGGGGAATTCCCTAACCTGCTCTTGTCGATCCCTACCTCACGCCACGCTCCGCTGGCCAGGCGGAAATCCGCGTCGCGTACCCAAGGGTGGATCGGTCAAAGAAATAAAGTGGTAAAACCGCGACGATGTCCTATGGACGGAATAGAGCAAGAAAAGAGAGGAGTCTTTAAAGCTCGATAACCTTTGGCTAGCTTAAGGGAGAGGCCTCATCAAGGTCAACTCGCTCGACCTCCTATCCATGCAGGGACTTCTGACAGCTCCTCGTTAGCCGTGCTGGACAAGGTAGCCTCAATAGGGGAGCGGACACTCTCTTTCGTTTGGTAAAAAATCCTAGTTATCCCTTGTCACGAAAAGCGCAGCCTTTTGGGCAAAGAAATGGAGACAATTAAGTTCAGAATACACGCTAGCTAGTTCTGTCAAACTAAGCATTTAAAGGGAGTCGCAGTTCCTCTAGTGCTTCCTCAAAAGAGGGAGTTCTTAGCTTTAGATTGGCCTCAAAATCTTTTGGCAACCAGTGCACAGGATGCCACGAGGAGAGGAGAACGGCAATCTTTTCAGGACAAAAAAGAGTTTCCCTATGATCCTCGGCGAAGCGTCGAACAAGTAAAGGAAGATGCGCTGGGTTGGCGCTCCGGTGGATGCATGCTGAAAGTGCTGCCCTGGTTTCTTCCTTGGTTCCGACGCATTCAAAGGGGCTGGCAAGATCGGACAATGTTAGGGAATCGATCACTTTTGCGAGGGAGACATCATTCAACGGATCACACCCAAGAAAAGCTCGGCACGTTGGTTGTGGCAAGAATGCGGAGAGCATAATATGCACAAAGAGGCATTTCGGGCATTGTCCACACCAAGTTTCGTCGGGCGTGCGGGCGTTACAGCTGCGAAAAATCTCGCCTACTTTCGAAGGTAGATGGCTAAACTGATGGGTAATTTGGAGCTCATTCCATGGGCGCAAAAGGCTAAAGTAGGTGATATGCGGGGAAAGCCATTGAGCAAGGTACTGCCGGAAATCTTGCTCAAAGGTGCTGCTTTTGGAATACTGGTGGTTGACTTCGGTGCCTGGCACCGTGCTGCAATCCGCGCTTGCTTCGTGGGACACGATGACGTGAGACAGACCAAAAAGGGCTGCAACCCAGACCGATGCAAAGGCAAGAACCGCCGAGAAGGGAATATGCCCGTTCAGCCACCCTTTCGCGTTGAGTTCTACAAGTAAAGGATCCAGAGTCCGGTGAGCCACGAAAACGCGTTCCTTAGGAAAACCGAAGTATTCGGCTATCTTCCACTGCCGTTTGCCCGGGTTAAGAAAGAATAGATAGATGGGTTCCTGCCGGCTTTGCAGGAGATGTAATGTTACCAGGGAATCTTTTCCTCCTCCCACGGGGACGAGGATTCCGGCTGACCTACGAGAACCTTCCCACGGAAGCAAAGCGAGATCCCTGGGTTTCTCACAAACGAACTGGACCCACTCTTCTTCTCCCACTGCAAGGCCATTACGGTAGGAAAACTCAGAAAGACCTCGGTGGAAAAGCTTTCTCCACCACAAGGCTTGAGCTATAGAGAGCTCTCCCGCAATAACATGGATCCAAGGAGGACAAGCTCCCTTCCAATAGCTAATCATTTCAACCAAACCCAGGTGGAAGGCGAAATTCCTTACCCAAGGGAGATGGTGGACAGAGCTTCCACCAGGGGGTTTGGGTAAACGCCAGAGCGTTCGAAATGGGGGGAGTGGGGGGATCCGGAAGGAGAATTGGACCTTCAGTTCGTTTTGGCTCTCCTCAAATTCCACGGATTCATAATGCATCTGGGGGAATCGTTTTCTTAAGCGTGCAAAGCGCTCTAACGGGGAGGAGGGATAGGTCTCGGTTACCATAGATGCGAGGGGAGAGTGAATATCACAATAGAGCGATTTTGGTTCCTTAGGCCTGCTCGTAATCTTCCACTCTCTTTCTTCCTAGGAGCTAGCCTCTCTTTCAAGTGAGCCTGGTCGCCACTCAATGTCTTGCAAAGGACCGACCAAGGGCTCCAGAGCGGGTCTCCCATGGGTCATTGCCGTGGCCGGCGGTCGGACTCGTTTCATTAGAGGCCGGGTAAGGCAAAAAGGCAATGGCTTTTGGAGATCGATCGGCTCTGCCTTTTTCCTAGGGGAAGGGACCTTTCTTCTCCCATGGGCATCTCTTGGGCAACCGAAAAGCCTGGCTTTGGGAGAGGAAAAACTTTTGGTTGTCGGCTCGTTGGAAGGAAGCAATGGCTCTAAGCTTTTAGGGAAATACTCGAGGAAAAGATCGAAGCTTTCTTCAAGGAGGGAAACTCGCTCGCATCGAGCACAAGCCAAAGCCGGCCATCTCTTAACCGCTAGCTTGGGCCCGAACCCCTGCTTTGGCTCAGGCGGATGGAAGTCACAGGTCAATAGACATGAGGAGCACGTCGCGGGAAAAAGTTTCCAGGGCCGCGCCAACGTTGTTCCCCGCAACCCCGAAAATCACTTGCTTCGACCTAAAGGACTAGGCTTTCGAGACGCCTACCGATCGTACCGCTTGATCCGCTTCTTCCAGCGCTTGCCGTGACCCAATGTCAAACCATAGGCCGGGTAACTCCCACACGTACACCGGAACTTTGGGAAACAGCCATTGGATGAATCGCCCAGGCTGGTCGCGGTTGTCGGTTTGGCAAAGGTAGTCTTTGAGCCATTGCGGAAGTTCCGGTGGGAAGTAGTAGAGGCCGACAGCCACGCGTGTGTCTTGGGGTGAGTCCGGCTTTTCCTCAAAGAAAACGATTCGACCCTCCCGATCGGTTCGAAGGTGGTTGTACAAGCGTACCGATGCAAGCTCTGGGACGCGGTAAACCGCCACTACGGGCGCCCGGCGGTCTCTGCCGAGTTGAACCATCGGTGAAAGAGAGGAGCGAAAAAGGTTATCTCCTGCCACGACGAGAATCTCATCCTGGTTCCATCCTCTGTCTGTGAGGGCAAACCAGAGGTCTCCTATGGCACCCCTCCGAGTGGCGTCGGACGTCGTCCCGTCGTTAAGGATATGGAGAGCAAAAGGCAAAGAAGCCTGAGTTTTCCACGTTGCTGCCCACTGGAGAAAGGAGGGGTAAAATTTGGCATTACTCACCACACAAGCTTCCTCAATCCCGTCCGTGGCCACTAGCGAGTCTAGGATGTATTCCAGGATCGGCCGGCCACCCACAGGAAGCAGGGCTTTTGGGCAGCAATCAGTAAGGGGTGCCAAACGGGTACCGTAGCCTGCGGCAAGAATAATAGCTTTCATGTCCCAGGAATGGATGGGGAAAGGCCGCCAGCTTCCCACTGGTTCTCCTCCTCCAAAAGGTGCGGGAAATACAACTGGGCCAGTTCGCGGAGCCGTTCCAAGACGTCCCCGCTCGTGGGGCACTGGGTTAGTTCATCGACATGCTTGCGCAGCTCCCCATAGTGGACGTGCCGGATGGCATCCTTAATCCAAGGAACGAAAACGGATCCCATGGAAAGCTCGTCTACGCCAAGCGCGACAAGAGCCAGAGCCGAAAACAGGTCAGCTGCCATTTCACCGCACACTCCCACCCAGATATGGAAACGGTGCGCTTCTTCCACTACCCGGTGGAGGAGGCGTAAGACGGAGGGATGGGTAGGTTGATAGAGTGCACTGACTTTTCCGTTCAAACGGTCCACCGCGAGGGTGTACTGCACAAGGTCGTTGGTGCCAACGCTAAAAAAATCGACTTCTCGGGCAAAAAGGTCAGCCAAAAGGGCCACGGAAGGGACCTCCACCATGACGCCGCACTCTATCTGTTCCGGCACTGGCACCCCTTCCTCGCAAAGTTGCTGGCGGCATTGCCAGAAGAGCTCTTTGGCCAAGCGCAGCTCCTCAAGCGTAGTCACCATAGGAAACATGACCCGCACGTTGCCTTCGGTACCCGCTCGCCAAATTGCGCGGAGCTGTGTTTGGAAGAGGTTCCGGCAATCCAGTGAGAGCCGGATTCCGCGCCATCCCAGGAATGGATTGGCTTCCCGGACCGGATTGGGCAACAAAGGACCGAGTTTATCCGCCCCGAGGTCCAAGGTTCGAATGATGACCCCGTGGGGTTTGACTGCCTGCGCGATTTCTCGATACGCAGCGCATTGTTCCTCTTCGCTGGGAGGCGTGGCTCGGTTGAGGAAAAGAAATTCCGTACGTAAAAGCCCAATCCCCTCAGCTCCATTAGCACGAACCAGCGGAATATCATCCGGAAGTTCGACATTGGCCGATACAGTGATATGACGGCCGTCCCTTGTTACAGCAGTAAGATCTCGGCTCAGGTTGAGCCTTGCCTCCAAGTGGTTGCGGCGCATTTGCCGCTCGAGAAGACGTCGTTTGGTCGATTCGGAGGGCCGGATTACGACCCACCCTTCGACTCCATCCACCAGAATTTCTACCTGGTCGTTGAGGTGTTTCAGGAGCCCTCCCAGGCCGACGACGGCGGGAATGTTCAGGGATCGAGCCAGTATGGCCGCATGGGACGTGCGTGTACCTTCTTCGGTGATGAGTCCCAAAAGGGCTCGTCGATCCAGAGCTACAACGTCCGAGAGGTAGAGCGATCGTGCTGCCAGGATGCTGGGTTCCTCCAGCTGCCACCGGGCGAGGCTGGGGTTGCCTTGGCAATGAGCCAGAACTCGCCGGGCCACGTCGCGAATGTCACTGGCTCGTTCTCGGAAATAATCCTCGTTTAAAGCAAGAAGGTGTTGGGAAAACTCTTCGGTGATCTCGTGGTAGACATATTCAACATTGTAAAGCTTTTCTTCCAACCGAGCCTTCAGCGCCTCGAGAATCGCTGGGTCTTCCAGGACCATGAGGTGAACGTCAAGAACTGACGCTGCACCCTGCGACTCATTTTCGGCGAGCTTGGCTTTCGCTTCCAAAAGCTCTCGACGAGTTTCCAGAAGGGCAGCTTGCAGGCGTTCGAGTTCTCCGCGGATCTCCTCCGGCCGAATTTTCCACCGGGGGACCTTGACACGGCCTTCCTGCAAGAGAACCGCCGGACCAATGGCAAGCCCAGGAGAAGCCGGGATTCCCCGCAACACCATTTCTGCCGTGGTGCCTTGCGAAACGTTATCCACTTCCATCGTTTTGCCCTGCGCGATTTTGATAAGACGCTCCGTGGCTTCGAAGCGTCTTCGGAAGACTTCGTGGGTCTGTCTTCCCCATTGGCATTCGCGAAACCCCTCGTTCCGCGGGTGACCCCGGGTCCCTGGTCCGCCCTCTCCCCACCCCAGGGATTTTCACGCGTTTCCGGCTTGTCCGCCGGCCGGTCCCCAATCGCTATCCCTCATCATTCGTCTTGGAACTTGCTGGTGACGAGTTTTTCCAAAGCCTCGATGGCTTCCCGAGCGTCGGGTCCGACCGCAGTAACTTTAATCCTCGACCCGTAACCGGCTGCCAGAAGCATGAGTCCCATAATACTCTTTCCGTTCACTTCCTCGCCATCCTTCTCTACCCGGATCTCGCTTCCGTAGCGAGTTGCGGTTTTAACGAAAAGAGCCGCCGGACGCGCATGAAGCCCCAGACGGTTCTGGAT
The genomic region above belongs to Candidatus Methylacidithermus pantelleriae and contains:
- a CDS encoding argininosuccinate synthase, whose product is MKVVLAYSGGLDTSVILQWIRETYRAEVIAFYADIGQGEDVAQIQKKARATGASKVYVEDLQEEFVRDFVYPMFRASSVYEGQYLLGTSIARPLIAKRQVEIARVEGAHALAHGATGKGNDQVRFELAYAALAPELAVIAPWREWHFKGRRDLLAYAEAHGIPVEASPQRPYSVDRNLLHISYESGVLEDPWREPPKDLFQWTTDPENAPNEPDVVELEFERGDCVGINGERFSPCEVLRRLNQLGAKHGIGRVDMVENRFVGMKSRGVYETPGGTILYVAHRQIESLTLDREVMHLRDQLAPKYAELVYYGFWFSPEREFLQSAIDESQQRVTGTVRLKLYKGNVTVLGRKSPYSLYDASLATMEEDDGSYQQRDAAGFIRIQALRLRTEARMRERKSGSQKEARED
- a CDS encoding nucleotidyltransferase family protein, whose protein sequence is MKAIILAAGYGTRLAPLTDCCPKALLPVGGRPILEYILDSLVATDGIEEACVVSNAKFYPSFLQWAATWKTQASLPFALHILNDGTTSDATRRGAIGDLWFALTDRGWNQDEILVVAGDNLFRSSLSPMVQLGRDRRAPVVAVYRVPELASVRLYNHLRTDREGRIVFFEEKPDSPQDTRVAVGLYYFPPELPQWLKDYLCQTDNRDQPGRFIQWLFPKVPVYVWELPGLWFDIGSRQALEEADQAVRSVGVSKA
- the murD gene encoding UDP-N-acetylmuramoyl-L-alanine--D-glutamate ligase produces the protein MQSSSAGKEALEEFFCGTTILVWGLGREGTSFLQLASGWKDVSLVVTDRVEPDDARRTLFSRAQWLPEPEAVEQLDRFDWVVKSPGVCVRKFGLSHEACGKILSQCELLLRFSPGPVVGVTGTKGKSTTAALLYQMILRSGRSARVVGNFGTPPLEGFETLSIETFVVCELSSYQLEFMRASPHVAVWLNLFPEHLDYHGGFQEYQKAKARIALFQKPGDYLIYHGSDAGIQEALTRFPLSSQPIPFDLPDGRSLPESPFLQGRHNRLNIIAAARAAQLLGIETSAIFATIQDFQGLPHRLERVGVFDGITYYDDAISTVPQATLAALEAIRDTATLILGGQDRGIPYEDFARKLARSSVSTLLLLPPSGLRLAKVLSLIDPPFPGNILVVQTLEEAVEEAFRHTPKGKSCLFSPAAPSAPPFRNFEERGEAFKHLVRAMGSSANRLVGG
- the xseB gene encoding exodeoxyribonuclease VII small subunit; protein product: MTRGSEGAPQTFEEAMARIEVLVREMETGSVALEELIQKYEEGMRLLKFCRDKLAQAEQKIEILTRSVEEGGRGAGSPEG
- the dxs gene encoding 1-deoxy-D-xylulose-5-phosphate synthase, with product MGRILDTINGPSDVKKLSLEELKILAEEIRQELITVLSKNGGHLGPNLGVVELTLALHYVFETPRDKFVFDVSHQAYVHKLLTGRRERFSTIRQPGGLSGFMCRAESPHDCYGAGHAGTALSAALGMAVGRDRLGEPEHVVALCGDAAFTCGITYEALNNVAGQVRRLIVILNDNEWSIDRNVGAIAAYFNRIATNEKYAALREQAQRFLEKLAGKGAVRVARKAEEAVKGMLWPSVLFEEFGFTYYGPLDGHNIAALVSTLEFLKKQETPVLLHVLTQKGRGFPPALEKQKKFHGLGPYDPVTGATPASSKPTFSEVFADTLIKLAEKDRRVIAITAAMPNGTCLDRFQPRFPDRYFDVGIAEEHAVIFAAGLATKGFKPFCAIYSTFLQRAFDPVIHDVCLQNLPVVFCLDRGGLSGDDGPTHHGLFDVAYLRGIPNMVLLHPKDEDELADMLCTALHHPGPIAIRYPRGTGPGVPVKDVPEPIPIGKAQVLREGTTVAIFTLGIMATLGESLADALESLGISTALINARSAKPLDQNTLESFAQVCDVLVTIEDHVLAGGFGSAVLEALNDRGLRVPVVRVGWPDCFIEHGKVDGLRAKYGLTRDQVLQRVLAALRRPCALVSA
- a CDS encoding adenine nucleotide alpha hydrolase family protein, which produces MVTETYPSSPLERFARLRKRFPQMHYESVEFEESQNELKVQFSFRIPPLPPFRTLWRLPKPPGGSSVHHLPWVRNFAFHLGLVEMISYWKGACPPWIHVIAGELSIAQALWWRKLFHRGLSEFSYRNGLAVGEEEWVQFVCEKPRDLALLPWEGSRRSAGILVPVGGGKDSLVTLHLLQSRQEPIYLFFLNPGKRQWKIAEYFGFPKERVFVAHRTLDPLLVELNAKGWLNGHIPFSAVLAFASVWVAALFGLSHVIVSHEASADCSTVPGTEVNHQYSKSSTFEQDFRQYLAQWLSPHITYFSLLRPWNELQITHQFSHLPSKVGEIFRSCNARTPDETWCGQCPKCLFVHIMLSAFLPQPTCRAFLGCDPLNDVSLAKVIDSLTLSDLASPFECVGTKEETRAALSACIHRSANPAHLPLLVRRFAEDHRETLFCPEKIAVLLSSWHPVHWLPKDFEANLKLRTPSFEEALEELRLPLNA
- a CDS encoding VOC family protein → MPVDVFGYRHFLIEADDIQRAVTFYQDVFGLHLLLALERRAFFWLEKDKLIEFCSIVPEKYGLARGAGFPCLSFDPFGNRIQVVTVEEARLALWIVP